In Synechococcus sp. UW69, a single genomic region encodes these proteins:
- a CDS encoding DUF4922 domain-containing protein — translation MTSELLRQANGVAAEAKASGALVPLKTSLTHLMGEGGTSFELRHLLSATPKHLRAAGPKPNPFLPWDQRLEVERIGDSHMVILNKYPVQSAHMLLITQTWQPQTGWLSLDDWRALALVDATTTGLWFFNSGPNAGASQPHRHLQLLPRAAGEPICARQDWFRRCAADPTALAGDPLFRSSRVAPLTSPLTGETLHRIYLSLAGELGLGSPSNDSCPRGAYNLLLSRQWMAIVRRQTEGIRGFSVNALGFAGSLLSTDESDREWIHRSGPEALLRAVVEAV, via the coding sequence ATGACCAGTGAACTGCTCCGACAAGCGAATGGCGTTGCGGCTGAGGCCAAAGCATCCGGAGCTTTGGTTCCGCTCAAGACCTCGCTAACGCACCTGATGGGAGAGGGAGGCACCAGCTTTGAGCTGCGCCATCTCCTTAGCGCAACACCAAAACACTTGCGAGCCGCAGGCCCCAAGCCAAATCCTTTCCTCCCCTGGGATCAACGGCTGGAGGTGGAACGGATCGGCGATTCGCACATGGTGATTCTGAACAAATATCCGGTTCAGTCCGCCCACATGCTGCTGATAACCCAGACCTGGCAACCCCAAACCGGTTGGTTGTCCCTTGACGATTGGCGTGCCCTCGCCTTGGTCGATGCAACAACCACTGGATTGTGGTTTTTCAATAGCGGTCCCAATGCTGGCGCCAGTCAGCCGCATCGCCATCTGCAGTTGTTACCTCGAGCAGCAGGGGAACCGATTTGCGCAAGGCAAGATTGGTTCCGACGTTGTGCTGCAGATCCAACGGCCCTGGCGGGTGACCCTCTGTTCCGGAGCAGCCGTGTTGCACCGCTCACTTCACCTCTGACAGGTGAAACGCTCCACCGGATCTATCTTTCGCTTGCTGGAGAACTCGGGCTGGGATCCCCGTCAAACGACAGCTGTCCAAGGGGTGCCTATAACCTTCTGCTGTCACGCCAATGGATGGCCATTGTTCGGCGTCAAACAGAAGGCATTCGTGGTTTCAGCGTCAATGCCCTTGGTTTTGCTGGGTCCTTGCTGAGCACCGATGAATCCGATCGTGAATGGATTCATCGATCAGGGCCAGAAGCCCTGCTTCGAGCTGTTGTTGAAGCGGTCTGA
- a CDS encoding SDR family NAD(P)-dependent oxidoreductase, with product MVEASSTDWVGLALVVGPGGIGSAVAAELRRSCPGLKVLTAGRHGPSACSLRLDIENDSDLDGLAATLRTQTLPLRLVFNCAGRLHGPELHPEKRLQQVVRFQLEQQFGINAIAPILLAKAIEPLLERDQPFHFASLSARVGSIGDNRSGGWYGYRAAKAAQNQLLRSLSIEWSRRWPLATVSLLHPGTTDTALSRPFQSFVAPEKLFKPERAARQLVEVLLQQTPAKSGSFLAWDGQSIDW from the coding sequence ATGGTCGAAGCGTCCTCGACCGATTGGGTTGGCCTGGCCTTGGTGGTCGGTCCTGGTGGCATCGGTTCGGCGGTCGCGGCGGAACTGAGGCGGTCCTGTCCTGGCCTCAAGGTTCTGACGGCTGGACGTCATGGGCCATCAGCCTGCTCGCTGCGTTTGGACATCGAGAACGACAGCGATCTGGACGGTCTGGCCGCAACGCTGCGTACACAGACGCTGCCCCTGAGGTTGGTCTTCAACTGCGCCGGCCGTCTGCACGGACCTGAGCTTCATCCAGAAAAACGTCTTCAACAGGTCGTCCGCTTCCAGTTGGAGCAGCAATTCGGAATCAATGCCATTGCTCCGATCCTCCTGGCCAAAGCGATTGAACCTCTACTGGAGCGGGATCAACCATTCCATTTCGCCAGCCTGAGTGCCCGGGTGGGCAGCATTGGTGATAACCGCAGTGGCGGCTGGTACGGCTATAGGGCTGCTAAAGCGGCGCAGAACCAGCTTCTGCGCTCTCTGAGCATTGAATGGTCCCGCCGCTGGCCCCTGGCCACAGTCAGCCTGTTGCATCCGGGCACAACGGACACAGCGTTGTCTCGTCCGTTCCAGAGCTTTGTCGCCCCCGAGAAGTTGTTCAAACCCGAGCGAGCTGCCCGGCAGTTGGTCGAGGTGCTGCTTCAACAGACCCCAGCCAAGTCAGGAAGCTTTCTCGCTTGGGATGGTCAGTCGATCGACTGGTGA
- a CDS encoding DUF2237 family protein, producing the protein MSSNSPEFSPASNVLGEPLQSCSCEPMTGWYRNGLCQTDPTDHGQHSICCVMTEQFLRYSKAQGNDLMTPVPAFQFPGLKPGDHWCVCAPRWKQAYEDGVAPLVRLEATEDTALNVVSLEQLKQHAHQSID; encoded by the coding sequence ATGTCCAGCAATAGCCCCGAATTTTCACCGGCCAGCAACGTTCTCGGGGAACCGCTTCAGAGTTGCAGTTGCGAGCCGATGACGGGCTGGTATCGCAATGGTCTCTGCCAAACCGATCCAACGGATCACGGCCAGCACAGCATCTGCTGTGTGATGACCGAACAGTTTCTTCGTTACAGCAAGGCCCAGGGCAATGACCTGATGACCCCAGTGCCAGCGTTTCAATTCCCCGGGTTGAAACCTGGGGATCACTGGTGTGTTTGTGCACCGCGATGGAAACAGGCCTATGAAGACGGCGTTGCGCCCCTTGTCCGGTTAGAGGCGACAGAAGACACAGCTCTGAACGTGGTCAGCCTCGAGCAGCTGAAGCAACACGCTCACCAGTCGATCGACTGA
- a CDS encoding DUF4090 family protein, with the protein MAIAGPDGVDAAIKAGVDLDGSPIPEAMLALYNQVMDLESQRARSGVVKSMRNRVVKTGAKHFDQETLNQRLQEAGWEGLKDKEIAFFYG; encoded by the coding sequence ATGGCCATTGCCGGACCTGATGGTGTTGATGCCGCCATCAAGGCGGGTGTTGATCTGGATGGAAGTCCAATTCCCGAAGCAATGCTCGCTCTCTACAACCAGGTGATGGATCTTGAGAGTCAGCGTGCTCGTAGTGGTGTTGTTAAGTCGATGCGCAACCGGGTGGTCAAGACCGGAGCCAAGCATTTCGACCAGGAGACTCTGAATCAGAGGCTGCAGGAGGCCGGATGGGAGGGTCTGAAGGACAAAGAGATCGCCTTCTTCTACGGATGA
- a CDS encoding SpoIID/LytB domain-containing protein — protein sequence MANRSRYWPPAALGALLMAALVGWLARPLPQQADQKPLSLLELLEDESTDAGAAPSRTAAVQTPKNVVPKVPLGAEAVPLDIRVGLVSQTPVTAFWPGRNVLCRNHAGSVVPVQQLGRTIASSTQQEIHCSGGHVQINHQRYLGDVSLLKSQRDWLAVISLDLETYVASVVGAEMPSQWHQEALKAQAVAARSYALAHLARPATTAYHLGDTTRWQVYSGETSTTQASRSATWETRGIILSYAGGIVESLYASNEHVSAEAHGHLGASMSQTGAQQLARQGLSFNAILGRYYTGASLARLKRHDQ from the coding sequence GTGGCGAATCGCAGTCGTTACTGGCCCCCTGCAGCGCTCGGAGCTCTGCTCATGGCGGCCTTGGTGGGCTGGCTTGCACGACCTCTCCCTCAGCAAGCCGACCAGAAGCCTCTCAGCCTGCTTGAGCTGCTCGAGGATGAATCAACCGATGCTGGCGCAGCCCCATCCAGAACGGCGGCCGTTCAAACACCTAAAAACGTCGTTCCCAAGGTGCCACTGGGGGCTGAAGCCGTTCCACTGGATATCCGAGTTGGTCTGGTCAGCCAGACGCCGGTCACAGCTTTCTGGCCGGGTCGCAACGTCCTGTGTCGCAACCATGCGGGCTCAGTGGTCCCTGTCCAGCAGTTGGGCAGAACAATCGCTTCATCCACCCAACAGGAGATTCACTGCTCCGGAGGGCACGTTCAGATCAATCATCAGCGCTATCTGGGGGATGTATCTCTGCTCAAAAGCCAACGTGATTGGCTCGCCGTGATTTCCCTTGATTTGGAAACCTATGTGGCCTCGGTCGTTGGTGCAGAAATGCCCAGTCAGTGGCACCAAGAGGCCTTGAAGGCACAAGCTGTGGCAGCACGCTCCTATGCCCTGGCGCATCTTGCAAGACCAGCAACAACGGCATATCACTTGGGCGACACGACACGCTGGCAGGTGTATTCGGGTGAGACAAGCACCACCCAGGCCAGTCGATCAGCTACTTGGGAGACCCGAGGGATCATCCTCAGTTACGCCGGTGGCATTGTGGAAAGCCTGTATGCATCTAACGAGCATGTCAGTGCTGAAGCCCATGGCCATCTCGGCGCAAGCATGAGTCAAACCGGGGCCCAGCAACTCGCCCGTCAAGGACTCTCCTTCAATGCAATTCTTGGCAGGTACTACACAGGAGCCTCACTGGCACGGTTGAAACGGCATGACCAGTGA